The region CCCCCGCCCCCGAGGCCCCGCCGTACGTCGAGGTGGGCAGCCGCGTGGCGAAGGGGCAGACGCTCTGCATCCTCGAGGCGATGAAGCTGATGAACGAGCTGGAGTCGGAGGCGGCCGGCACCGTGCGGGAGATCTGCGTCGAGAACGGCGAGCCCGTGGAGTACGGCCAGGTCCTGTTCCGCATCGAGCCCACGGCCTAGCCCATGTCCGACACCGCCACCGAAGCCGCCGCGCAGAAGGCGGGCGGCAGGGAGTTCAACCTCCGCGACGCCCTGGAAGAGCTGGTGCGCAAGGGCGGGAGCGACCTGCACCTCAAGGTGGGGCGCAGCCCCGTCATCCGCGTCAACGGCGAGCTGCACGAGACCGGCCTCGCCCAGCTCAAGCCCGAAGACCTGAAGAAGGCCTCCGACCAGCTGCTCAAGCCCAAGCAGCGCGAGCACTTCGACGAGCACAAGGAGATCGACTTCGCCGTCGGCG is a window of Longimicrobium sp. DNA encoding:
- the accB gene encoding acetyl-CoA carboxylase biotin carboxyl carrier protein gives rise to the protein AAPAAAAGSSAGGEAAPAPAAKSNLVEIKSPMVGTFYRSPAPEAPPYVEVGSRVAKGQTLCILEAMKLMNELESEAAGTVREICVENGEPVEYGQVLFRIEPTA